The window CGAGAAACTGCTCGATGGCCCACGGGCCGCCCTCGGCCTGGGCACCGGCGCCCGGCCGGTCCTCCCAGAAGCACAGGGCCGAGACGTAGGTGCTGTGCCGTTGTCCGCCGTGATCGAAGCGGATGGCCTCGACCCGGCGGTCGTCCACCGCCAGGGCGACAACGGTGTTGCTGGTTCCAAAATCGATGCCGATCGAGACGGCGGGCGAGGCGCTCGACATGAACCACTCTGCGGGTGATTGGAAAGGGGGCGAACCACTAGCCGTTTTGCAGTGCGGTGCCAAGACCGCGGCCCATGACTATTCCAGGCGACTTACCTGCCCTTTGAGGCCGAAACGGCACGTTTGGACCCCGAACGGGCCCCTTTAATGAGGCGTTATGCTGCAATGCGGCAATCCGCATGCTGCTATGCAATGACATCCATAGACAGTGGCATCTGGTATACATAGATTGCCTTTCGAAATGAGACAGCAATACTGACCGTCTCGAGAAAGGAAATTCCGATGTCCAAGACCGCTTCCGTCGCGCTCGCGCCCTCCGCCTCGCTGTTCGCCCGCTTCATGGCCGCGGTTGACCGCTTCCTGATGGCGAGCGCCGAGATCTCCAACCACAACGGCGACCTGCCCCGCTTCGGCCTGTAAGGACGAGCTCAGGGCAAGGACCAGGTCAGGTTCGCCGCGTCGAATTGTCGCGTCGGTTGTAAAACCAGCGAACTCCTACTTTTGAACAATGGCCCCGCATCGCGGGGCCATTTCTATTTGGGAATCGGCTCATTGGCGCAGCCTCGCAAACGAGGTTGCGTCATAAGCGCACAATGGGCCTGCGCGGCTTGAAGCTTGGCATAATGAATACAAAAATGCCGCCAACGCTCGCTCAAAAAAACAGAAGCGCTCATTGGAGGATTCATGACCGACATGGTGCAGGCAACAACAGCCCCTACAGCCGCACGCGTCAGCGACACGTATCGCTGGACGCAATTGGCGATCGGCGTAGGGGCCATGGTGATGATCGCCAATTATCAATATGGCTGGACGTTCTTCGTCCCCGACATTCAGAAGAAATTCGGCTGGGATCGCGCCTCGATCCAATGGGCGTTTACGCTGTTTGTTTTGTTCGAGACCTGGCTGGTGCCGGTCGAAGGATGGTTTGTCGATAAATATGGTCCGCGCCTCGTCGTGCTCGTCGGCGGCGTGCTCTGCGCGGTCGGCTGGGCGATCAACGCGCACGCCACCACGCTCAACGGCTTCTACCTCGGCATGATCATCGCAGGCATTGGCGCCGGCGCCGTCTACGGCACCTGCGTCGGCAATGCCCTGAAATGGTTTCCCGACAAGCGCGGTCTTGCCGCGGGCATCACGGCCGCAGGCTTCGGTGCGGGCTCGGCCCTCACCGTCGCGCCGATCCAGGCCATGATCAAGGACTCCGGCTTCCAGACCACCTTCCTCTATTTCGGCTTGGGACAAGGCATTGTCATCTGCATCCTCGCCTTCTTCCTGTTCGCACCGAAGTCAGGCCAAGTACCGAACGTCGTGGCGAACGCCGCGCTGGCCCAGAGCCGCCGCAACTATCAGCCCACGGAAGTTTTGCGTCAGCCGATCTTCTGGTTGATGTACTTCATGTTCGTGATCGTCGGCGCCGGTGGCCTGATGGTGACGGCGAATCTGAAGCCGATCGCGGTCGACTGGAAGGTCGACGCCGTGCCGGTCACGCTGATCGGCATGACCATGACCGCGGTGACGTTCGCAGCGACCATCGACCGCGTGCTCAACGGACTGACGCGTCCGTTCTTCGGCTGGATCTCCGACATGATCGGCCGCGAGAACACCATGTTCATCGCCTTCGGCATGGAAGGCGTCGGCATCTGGCTGCTCTATCTCTGGGGGCAGGATCCGATCTGGTTCGTGATCCTGTCGGGCTTCGTGTTCTTTGCCTGGGGCGAGATCTACTCGCTGTTCCCCTCGACCTGCACCGACACCTTCGGCGCGAAGTTCGCAACCACCAATGCCGGCCTGCTCTACACCGCCAAGGGCACCGCTGCGTTGCTGGTGCCGCTCGCGAACTACGTGCAGCAGACCTCCGGCCATTGGGACAACGTGTTCATCATCGCGGCCGGCGCCAACATCCTGGCCTCGCTGCTCGCGGTGTTGGTGTTGAAGCCCTGGCGCAAGTCGGTGGTCGCGCAATCGACCGTCTGACCCGCTTCGCACAAAACCATCTCGCGCATGCGCCCGGCCTCACGGCCGGGCGCTTTCGTTTTCAGCGAGGCCTCCCAAATTCTTTAAATCCGAATGGAACTGAGCGTTTTTGCTGCGACGCATCGCAAGATAGGGCTTGCATTCTGGAATATGGTATACCAAGCTCGCTCCAGCGCTTGCGACGATAAGACACAATATTTGCGACATCACGTCATCTTGGCAGTTGATGTCGACCAGACAGGCGCTTGGGAGGTTGTTGATGATTACCAGCACGGATGGCGCCGTGACCGCTGCGCCGCTTCGCACAGGTTTCCGTTGGCTCCAGCTCGCCATGGGCATCGTCTGCATGGCGATGATCGCCAATTTGCAATATGGCTGGACGCTATTCGTCGATCCGATCGACGCCAAGTACCATTGGGGTCGCGCGGCGATCCAGCTCGCCTTCACCATCTTCGTCGTCACCGAGACCTGGCTGGTTCCGGTCGAAGCGTGGTTCGTCGACAAATATGGCCCGCGCCTCGTCATCATGTTCGGCGGCGTGATGATCGCGTTGTCCTGGGTCCTCAACTCCTACGCTGAGTCCCTCCCCGTGCTCTATGCGGCCGCGGTCGTCGGTGGCATGGGTGCGGGCGCGGTCTACGGCACCTGCGTCGGCAACGCGCTGAAATGGTTTCCCGATCGCCGCGGTCTCGCCGCCGGCGCGACGGCCGCCGGCTTCGGCGCGGGCGCAGCCCTCACCGTGGTGCCGATCGCGACCATGATCGCGATGAGCGGCTATCAGCACGCGTTTCTCACCTTCGGCATCGGCCAGGGCGTGATCGTGTTCATCCTCGCTTTCTTCATCCAGCCGCCGCGGATCTCGATCCCGCCGAAGAAGAAGCAGCTCAACCTGCCGCAGACCAAGATCGACTTCACCCCGCCGCAAGTGCTGCGCACTCCCATTTTCTGGGTGATGTATCTGGTTTTCGTCATGGTCGCCTCCGGCGGCCTGATGACCGCGGCACAGATTGCGCCGATCGCGCACGACTTCAAGATCGCCAGCACGCCGGTGACCTTGGTCGGCTTCCAGATGGCGGCATTGACGTTCGCGATCTCGCTCGACCGCATCTTCGACGGATTTGGCCGCCCGTTCTTCGGCTTTGTCTCCGACACGATCGGCCGCGAGAACACCATGTTCATCGCCTTCGGCACGGCGGCGCTGATGCTGCTGACGCTGTCGGCCTACGGTCACGTGCCGGTGGTGTTCGTGCTCGCGACCGCGGTTTACTTCGGCGTGTTCGGCGAGATCTACTCGCTGTTCCCCGCCACCTCGGGCGACACCTTCGGCTCGAAGTTCGCAACCACCAACAACGGCATGCTCTACACCGCGAAAGGCACCGCATCCCTGCTCGTCCCGCTCGCGAGCGTGATCTCGGCTGCCTATGGCTGGAAGGCCGTGTTCGTGGTCGCGGTCGCCTTGAATGCAACGGCGGCGCTGATGGCGCTGTTCGTGATCAAGCCGATGCGCCGCTCCTTCATCCTCGGCAAGGAAGCCGAGAGCGCCAACGCCGCAACCGCCCCCACCAAGACCGAGGCGGCGTAGCCGCCACACGCCTTCCCGTCGGTTAAAAAGGGGCGCAGCGATGCGCCCCTTTTTCTTCGTGCCGCGATGACAAACGTCAGCATTGTTGCCGCAAGATTTTTCGGATCAGCCAAATCCAGTGCTTGACGATTGGCATTATGTATACCACACTTGCCCCCATCATTCACCCAGGGAGGTTGCAATGCTGGTCGGAGACATTCTGCGCAAGAAGACACCGCGCGTTGTCACGGTGCGAATGAACGAAACGGTGGGTATCGCCGCCAAGCTGATGCGCGCCAACAACATCAGCGCGCTGGTGGTGAAGGACGTGGTCCGCTCGGAAGGAAACACCGCGGTCGGCATGTTCACCGAACGCGACGTGGTGCGCGCCGTCGCAGAGCACGGCGCCAACGCGGTCAACGTCAAGGTCTCCCAGCTCGTCTTGGTGCAGCAGCTCATCTCCTGCACCTCGACCGACACGATCGAGCACGTCAGGCATCTGATGAACCGGAATCACATCCGGCACCTGCCCGTGATCGACGATTACAGCCTCGTCTCCGTCATCAGCATGCGCGACATCGCCGCTGCGGTTGACGAGGCGACCAACAGCACGCCGCAAGCAGCTTAAAGCGGCACAACACTCTTCCCTCTGCGACGACCGGCCCCGGCTCGGATACCTCCGAGCCGGACCGGATCTTTCGTCCCAAAATTCCGGCGAGGATTTCATGAAGATTTGCATCTACGGCGCCGGCGCGATCGGCGGATATCTTGGCGTCCAGCTGGCGCGAGCTGGTGCCGATGTCAGCCTGATCGCGCGCGGCGCGCACCTCGCCGCGATGCGCGAGAACGGCCTGACGCTGCTCGCGGGTGAGGAGAAGCACACGGTCTATCCCCGCTGCACCGACAACCCCGCCGAGCTCGGCATACAGGATTACGTCATCGTCACGCTGAAGGCGCACTCGATCACCGGTGTGATCGAGAAGATGCAGCCGCTGCTCGGGCCCCACACCCGCATCGTCACCGCGGTCAACGGCATCCCCTATTGGTACTTCCACAGGCACGGCGGCGATTACGAGAACGCGACGCTGGAGAGCATCGATCCCGGCGCGCGGCAATGGCGCGAGCTCGGAGCCGAACGCGCCATCGGCTGCATCGTCTATCCCGCCACCGAGATCGAGGCGCCCGGCGTGATCCGCCACGTCTACGGCAACAATTTTCCGCTCGGCGAGCCCTCCGGCGAGATTACATCGGACGTGCAGCGCCTTGCCGACCTGTTCGTCGCGGCCGGGCTGAAGGCACCGGTGCTCGACCGCATCCGCGACGAGATCTGGCTGAAACTCTGGGGCAATGTCTGCTTCAACCCGATCAGCGCGCTGACCCATGCGACCCTCGACGTGATCTGCACCGATCCCGCTACGCGGGCGCTGTCGCGCGCGATCATGGTGGAGACGCAAGGCATCGCCGAAACCTTCGGCGTCAAATTCCGCGTCGATGTCGAGCGCCGTATCGAGGGCGCCCGCAAGGTCGGCGCGCACAAGACCTCGATGCTTCAGGATCTCGAGCGCGGCCGTCCGATGGAGATCGACCCGCTCGTCACCGTGGTGCAGGAGATGGGCCGGCTGACCGGGCGCCCGACGCCGGCGCTGGATTCGGTGCTGGCGATGGTGACCCAGCGCGCCCGCATCGCCGGTCTCTATGACGGCGTCTCGGCACCGAGCGATCCCCGCGCAATGGCGGTGGCATGATGGAGAGCGAGATGAAAAAATGGCTCCGCTTCCGCCACGCCGGCGCGACCGGCTTCGGCACGCTGACGTCATCGGGCATCGCCGTGCATGACGGCGAGATGTTCGGCCGCAACGTCAGCACCGGCAAGCTTCTGGCGCTGTCGGAAGTCGAGTTGCTCGCACCTTGCGCACCCAGCAAGATCGTCGCGCTCTGGAACAATTTTCACGCGCTCGCGGCCAAGCTGAACCAGCCCGAGCCGCCGGAGCCGCTGTATCTGCTCAAGGCCACCACCACCATCACGACCCCAGGCGCCGTGATCCGCCGTCCCTCTTATTACGACGGCAAGACCACCTATGAGGGCGAGCTCGGCATCGTCATCGGCAAGACCTGCGCCCGCGTCTCGCCGGCCGAAGCGGACAGCTTCATCTTCGGCTACACCTGCGTCAACGACATCACCGCCAACGACATCCTCACCAGCGATCCCACCTTCCCGCAATGGGCCCGCGCCAAAGGCATCGACGATTACGGTCCGTTCGGCCCTGTGATCGCCACCGGCCTCGATCCGGCAAAGCTCACGGTGCGCACCATCCTCAACGGCGCGGAGCGGCAGAACTATCCGATATCGGACATGATCTTCAGCGCGCAAGAGCTGGTCAGCAAGATCTCCCACGACATGACCCTGCTCCCCGGCGACCTCATCGCGGTCGGCACCTCGGTCGGTGTCGGCGTCATGAAGGAGCCTGCGAATATTGTGACGGTGGCGATCGACGGCATCGGCGAGCTGACCAACGAGTTTCGGCTGTAGGGCTCTTGTCATTCCGGGGCGCGACGAAGTCGCGAGCCCGGAATCCATCGGGCGGCAGCGACGCAGACGAATGGATTCCGGGCTCGCGCTGCGCGCGCCCCGGAATGACGGCCAATGGTGTTGGCACCGCCGCCCCCGCAAAAATTCGGAAAAACCCAGCATTCCCCGCGCCGCCCTCCACCGACCGGCTGACGCGGCCGGCTGTGGATCGCGCAACCGGACGCATCTCGTACCCGCCCGCCCCTTGATCTCGGTTCCGCTCTCCAATAGCAATCATGGCGAGATTGTGCCGGCGTGGGGGCGTCACGATGTGGCTGTTTTTCCTGGTAGCCTGGCTTGTCCTGCTCGCCGCCATCGCGTTTCTCGCCCCGCAGGCGTTTGGGTATGACATCACCCATTTGCCCGCCCTGTTTGCAGGGCAGCCGATGCCGCATCGCATCGCAACCGGCGCGGTTCTGGTGGTCGGACTGGCGCTGATCGGCGCCTCCGCCTGGCGGCTCTCGCGCCAGGACCGGCGCCTCGACACGCTGCGCGATCGCCTCAAGAGGACCCGGGAAGACGTCGTCGTCGCCCATGCGCTGCAAAACCATCTGGATGCCACGGTCCAGCACCTGATCGAGAGCGATCCGAGGGAGGCGGTCTCCGCGCTGCACGACAAGCTCGGCGAGACCGAGCAGCGCGCGCAGCTCCAGCAGGGCCGCAACCAATCCACCGACATGCACGACCAACTCGCCGAGATCCGCCGCCGCCAGCAGGCGCTGCGCGAGATGGTCGGCAAGGTCGCCGATCAGCGCCGCGCGGTCGAGCCTGTTTTCACCGAGATTCGCGACCGCCAGAACCAGCTCGAACGTTCGCTGCTCGACCTCGAGACCGACGACCGCAAGAACAATCTCGCCGACCGGCTGAAGGACATCGCCCGCGACGTATCGACGCTGCTCGGCCGGGTCAACGCGGTCCAGGACACCTTTGCGACACTCAACCAGTACAGAGAAGATCTGGCGAAATCCCACGCCGAGCTGGTGCCGCTGCGGACATCCGACGCCGGCATCAACGCCCTGATCGGCGAGCTCAGCCTCAGCCATGAGCGTCTCGCCAAGACCGTCGACGAGCTCGAGACCGGCGGCGAGGCTCCACTCAGCGCGCGCGTCGAGACACTGTCGAACAACAAGATCGAGATCGAGCAGCGCCTGGCCCGTATCGACGACAGCGCCAACATCCTCAAAGGCATCCGGCTCGATTTCGAGGAGCTCGGCCAGCGCCAGGCCCAGATCGAGCGCTCGCTCGCCGAGGTCGAAACCGGTCCCGACGGCAAGACGCTCGCCGACCGCCAGAACGCGCTGAACGATTTCGTCATCCAGTCGCGTCAGCGCCTCGGCGCCTTGCAGGAGACGCTGTCAACGCTGAACACCTTCAAGACGGAGCTGTCGAAGTCGCAGGCCGACCTCGTCCCGCTGAAGGCGCCGGTGTTCGGCATCGAGGCCATGATCGCCGACGTCAGCGTCACCCGTGACCTCCTCGCCAGGACCGTCAGCGAGATCGAGGCCAACGGCGATGTCACCCTCACCTCACGCGTCGATGCGCTGACCAAGAGCAAGCGTGAGGTCGAGGAGCGGCTTGCCCGCATCTTCGACAATTTCAACGCGCTCGATGCCTTGCGCAAGGACATCGGCGGCATCTTCTCGACCATCCGCAACAACCTGAACCGGATCGGGTGAGCTGCCGAATTACGGACCGGTTCGAACCGCGATCAATCTCTGCGCGACCAATCGCAGATGCGCTTCATCCTCGGCTTCCTGTCTGCGCTGCTCGGCGCGCTTGCCGGCTGGTCCGCCCTCGCCGCGTTGGTGGTCATGCTGGCGGGGCCGGACCGCGATGGCGGCATCGCCATGGGGGCCTTCTTCGACATCGGCCCGATCGGCGGCGTCGTCGGCCTGATCGCCGGCATCTGGCTGTTCGTGCGGTTCGGTCTGGTTCGGAACGCAGCGCCACCGCCTGCCGCGGAAACCTCCGATGCCGCGCCTCACCGCGCGACACGGCTCTCCTATCCTTTTGCCGCCACCGTTCTGCTCGCCGTGGCAGTCCTGGGCTATTGGGGATGGTACGAATTCATTCGCTCGCCCAATCTCAGTCACGGCTTCATGACGCTCCAGGTCGAGTTTCGTCTCCCCGCCGGCATGACCCTGCCGGACAAGGAGGAGGACGTGCATATCGAGATCGAGGAAGCGACGGGCTATGCCGACTCCATGTTGCCTGCGAACTGGCGCGCGCATGACGGTGACCGCAAAGCGATCATTGCCTCTACATTGTTGATGTACAAGACCCGCCACCGCGCCGTCAGCCTGACGCTTCCGGGCGTGCCCACGCAGCGCTGGCCGATCGACCTTACCTCCGACCCGGACCCCACGCCCGGCTTTTCGCCCTGGCGCGTCGCTAGCGAGCCATCGCCAGCAAAGATCGAGATGCACTTTCGGCTCAGCGCCGACCGCTGACGAAGGTGCGGCGCGCCGAAACATTTCGACACACATCACATCTGCGCGCGCCCGATCAATGCCGCCAACATGTCGCGGGGGTGCCGCACTGTGGTCGCATTCGGCCGCCCTTCTGTGAGGCGTGTCTGGGGGCACGGCATGACCGTGTTTGGACCAAACCTTCTAGGGGTATGACTGTGAAGAAGATTGTAATTGTTCTGGGTGCGACGCTTGCTCTGGTGACAGCTGCAAACGCCGCGGATCTGCCGCGCCGCCAGCCCGTGCCCTATCCCGCTGAGCAGGCGCCGATCGGCAAGATGCCGATTGGCAAGAGCCCGATTGGAAAGGCCCCGATCGGCAAGGCGCCCGGCCCGGTCGCGGCGCGCTACTGAGGCGCACGCCAATCAGCGCGGCCGACAGTCGAGGGGGCAAAGCGTGACGAACAAACCTGATCGATGGCTCGCGGGGTTCGCCCTTGCGGCAATGCTCGCGTGCACGATGCCATCGGCCTCGGCCCACGAAGCGAACAAGCGCATGGCCGACGCCAATGCGCTTGTCCCAACCGACACTGCGTCACGACAGGCGCCGCCATCGACGCGGCGCTCCGTCGCGCGGGCGGAGAAGGGTCCCTATTACGTCGACTTCCGCGCGCGGACGGCGGCGAGCTGGGGCCATGCCTTCGTCTGGTACGGCAAGACCAGCGAGCGTGCCGTCGAGGTCGCGGGCCTGACGCCCGCCGGCGACACCTGGACCTATCTGCTCGGGTACCTCACCTGGGTGCCGTCCGAGACCGGCGCGAGCTATGGCGATCTCGACCCGGACTATCTGACCGCGAGCTACCGCGTCTATCTGAACGAAGCCGACGCCAAGCGCGTCTTCGCCTACATCAAGAAGCTGCAGGCGAGCTCGCCGGTCTGGAACGCCGAGACCACCAACTGCACCGGCTTCATCGGCGACATCGCCGAATACATGGGACTGAAAGTCCCCAACCGCTGGCAGCGCCCGGAAAACTTCGTCAACAGCCTGAAAGACATCAACGGCGGCCGGCAAGTGGTGCGGCTGTCGGCGGAGTAAGGCCGATTCCGTAGCCCGGATGAAGCGCAGCGAAATCCGCGACCGCCGTCGCCCCGTCGCACGACCCACCCGGATTGCGCTTCGCTCCATCCGGGCTACACAAACCGCCTCGCCAGCGTCCTCGCGGATTGTCCGCGCCGCGGAATCCCGCTCGCATCCCGCATGATCGCCTGCACGCTCCCGCAATAGACTTTTCCCGGCCCGACCGGCATCCTCCCGCCATCAACCGATAACAGAGCCTGCCACGCAGGCGGGGGAAACAGAGATGTTGCAGACACGGTTCACAAAACTCGTCGGCGTCGAGCACCCGATCGTCCAGGGCGGCATGCAATGGGTCGGGCGCGCCGAGCTGGTTGCCGCCGTTGCCAACGCCGGCGCGCTCGGCTTCATCACGGCGCTGACCCAGCCGACGCCGGAGGATTTGACCAAGGAGATCGCGCGCTGCCGCGACCTCACCGACAAGCCGTTCGGCGTCAACCTCACCATCCTGCCGTCGATCAAGCCGCCGCCTTATGCCGAATATCGCGCCGCGATCATCGATGCCGGTATCACCGTGGTCGAGACCGCCGGCAACAAGCCGCAGGAGCATGTCGACGAGTTCAAAAAGCACGGCGTCAAGGTCGTGCACAAATGCACCAGCGTCCGCCATGGGCTCTCGGCCGAGCGCATGGGCGTCGATGCCATCTCGATCGACGGTTTTGAGTGCGCCGGCCATCCCGGCGAGGACGACACACCGGGCCTGATCCTGATCCCGGCCGCTGCCAACAAGATCAAGATCCCGATGATCGCCTCGGGCGGCTTTGCCGACGCGCGCGGCCTGGTGGCGGCGCTGGCGCTGGGGGCCGAGGGCATCAACATGGGCACCCGCTTCATGGCCACCAAGGAGAGCCCGATCCACCAATCCATCAAGGAGAAGATCGTCGCCAATGACGAGCGCGAGACCGAGCTGATCTTCCGCACCATGCGCAACACCTCGCGCGTCGCCAAGAACGAGATCTCGACCAAGGTCGTCGCCATGGAGAAGGAAGGCGCCAAGTTCGAGGACATCCGCGAGCTCGTCGCGGGCGCCCGCGGCAAGATGGTCTATGCGACAGGCAATTCAGACGAAGGCATCTGGTCGGCCGGCCAGGTCCAGGGCTTGATCCAGGACATCCCGAGCTGTGCCGAGCTCGTCGGCCGCATCGTGCGCGAGGCGGAGGCGATCATCCGCAGCCGGCTCGAAGGCATGATCGTTCATCCGACAGCGCAAGCTGCGGAGTGATCGGTGATGTGATTTGAACGCAGCGCTCGCCACGCCGAAAGTATGCTCCCTCGCCCCGCTTGCGGGGAGAGGGTTGGGGTGAGGGGAAGTCTCCGCGAGGAAGGTGACAGTTGGACTCGCGGAGGCTCCCCCTCACCCGGAATTGGCTCCGCAAATTCCGGCCCCTCCCCGCAAGCGGGGAGAGGCGAACAATCACATCGATCTTCATCTACAAGCTCAGTTGAGTACGAGGTAACACATGAAGGCTTATGTCTACGGCCCTGATGGCGCTCGGATTTCCGACGTCGCTCAACCAAAACCTAAAGGCACGCAGGTCCTCGTTCGCGTGCGCGCCTGCGGACTCAATCGCGCCGACACCGGCATGCGCAGGGGTCACGCCCATGGCGCGGCCGGCGGCGTCGGCACCGTGCTCGGCATGGAATGGGCCGGCGAAGTCGCCGAACTCGGACCGGATGCGAAGGGCGTGAAGGTCGGCGATCGCATCATGGGCTCGGGCGGCGCAGCGTTCGCCGAGTATACGCTGGCCGACCACGGCCGCCTGTTCCGTGCGCCCTCGAACATGAATTTCGGGGAGGCCGCCACCCTGCCCGTCGCGCTCGCGACCATGCACAATGCCGTCGTCACCGTCGGCGGTGTGCAGCCCGGACAAGCCGTCCTGATCCAGGGCGCAAGCTCCGGCGTCGGCCTGATGGCGATGCAGATCGCCAAGCTGAAGGGCGCGAAGCTCGTGATCGGCTCCTCGACCGATGCCTATCGGCGCGGCCGGTTGACCGAATACGGCGCCGACCTCACGGTCGACTCCTCCGACCCCAAATGGGTCGACGAGGTGCTCAAGGCCACTGGAGGCGAAGGCGTCGACCTCATCGTCGACCAGGTATCCGGCCAGGTCGCCAACCAGAACCTCGCCGCGACGAGGGTTTTGGGCCGCATCGTCAATGTCGGCCGGCTCGGCGGCACGCACGCCGATTTCAACTTCGACCTCCATGCCGCCCGCCGCATCAGCTATGTCGGCGTCACCTTCCGCACCCGCACCATCGAGGAGGTCCGCGCGATTTTTGATGAGGTCCGGAAGGACATTTGGGGCGCGGTGGAATCGCGCA is drawn from Bradyrhizobium diazoefficiens and contains these coding sequences:
- a CDS encoding nitronate monooxygenase family protein, which encodes MLQTRFTKLVGVEHPIVQGGMQWVGRAELVAAVANAGALGFITALTQPTPEDLTKEIARCRDLTDKPFGVNLTILPSIKPPPYAEYRAAIIDAGITVVETAGNKPQEHVDEFKKHGVKVVHKCTSVRHGLSAERMGVDAISIDGFECAGHPGEDDTPGLILIPAAANKIKIPMIASGGFADARGLVAALALGAEGINMGTRFMATKESPIHQSIKEKIVANDERETELIFRTMRNTSRVAKNEISTKVVAMEKEGAKFEDIRELVAGARGKMVYATGNSDEGIWSAGQVQGLIQDIPSCAELVGRIVREAEAIIRSRLEGMIVHPTAQAAE
- a CDS encoding CBS domain-containing protein; its protein translation is MLVGDILRKKTPRVVTVRMNETVGIAAKLMRANNISALVVKDVVRSEGNTAVGMFTERDVVRAVAEHGANAVNVKVSQLVLVQQLISCTSTDTIEHVRHLMNRNHIRHLPVIDDYSLVSVISMRDIAAAVDEATNSTPQAA
- the oxlT gene encoding oxalate/formate MFS antiporter encodes the protein MITSTDGAVTAAPLRTGFRWLQLAMGIVCMAMIANLQYGWTLFVDPIDAKYHWGRAAIQLAFTIFVVTETWLVPVEAWFVDKYGPRLVIMFGGVMIALSWVLNSYAESLPVLYAAAVVGGMGAGAVYGTCVGNALKWFPDRRGLAAGATAAGFGAGAALTVVPIATMIAMSGYQHAFLTFGIGQGVIVFILAFFIQPPRISIPPKKKQLNLPQTKIDFTPPQVLRTPIFWVMYLVFVMVASGGLMTAAQIAPIAHDFKIASTPVTLVGFQMAALTFAISLDRIFDGFGRPFFGFVSDTIGRENTMFIAFGTAALMLLTLSAYGHVPVVFVLATAVYFGVFGEIYSLFPATSGDTFGSKFATTNNGMLYTAKGTASLLVPLASVISAAYGWKAVFVVAVALNATAALMALFVIKPMRRSFILGKEAESANAATAPTKTEAA
- a CDS encoding zinc-binding dehydrogenase; protein product: MKAYVYGPDGARISDVAQPKPKGTQVLVRVRACGLNRADTGMRRGHAHGAAGGVGTVLGMEWAGEVAELGPDAKGVKVGDRIMGSGGAAFAEYTLADHGRLFRAPSNMNFGEAATLPVALATMHNAVVTVGGVQPGQAVLIQGASSGVGLMAMQIAKLKGAKLVIGSSTDAYRRGRLTEYGADLTVDSSDPKWVDEVLKATGGEGVDLIVDQVSGQVANQNLAATRVLGRIVNVGRLGGTHADFNFDLHAARRISYVGVTFRTRTIEEVRAIFDEVRKDIWGAVESRKLQLPIDKVYAFDDIDQAFAHMEANKHLGKIVVTVP
- a CDS encoding 2-dehydropantoate 2-reductase yields the protein MKICIYGAGAIGGYLGVQLARAGADVSLIARGAHLAAMRENGLTLLAGEEKHTVYPRCTDNPAELGIQDYVIVTLKAHSITGVIEKMQPLLGPHTRIVTAVNGIPYWYFHRHGGDYENATLESIDPGARQWRELGAERAIGCIVYPATEIEAPGVIRHVYGNNFPLGEPSGEITSDVQRLADLFVAAGLKAPVLDRIRDEIWLKLWGNVCFNPISALTHATLDVICTDPATRALSRAIMVETQGIAETFGVKFRVDVERRIEGARKVGAHKTSMLQDLERGRPMEIDPLVTVVQEMGRLTGRPTPALDSVLAMVTQRARIAGLYDGVSAPSDPRAMAVA
- the oxlT gene encoding oxalate/formate MFS antiporter, with product MTDMVQATTAPTAARVSDTYRWTQLAIGVGAMVMIANYQYGWTFFVPDIQKKFGWDRASIQWAFTLFVLFETWLVPVEGWFVDKYGPRLVVLVGGVLCAVGWAINAHATTLNGFYLGMIIAGIGAGAVYGTCVGNALKWFPDKRGLAAGITAAGFGAGSALTVAPIQAMIKDSGFQTTFLYFGLGQGIVICILAFFLFAPKSGQVPNVVANAALAQSRRNYQPTEVLRQPIFWLMYFMFVIVGAGGLMVTANLKPIAVDWKVDAVPVTLIGMTMTAVTFAATIDRVLNGLTRPFFGWISDMIGRENTMFIAFGMEGVGIWLLYLWGQDPIWFVILSGFVFFAWGEIYSLFPSTCTDTFGAKFATTNAGLLYTAKGTAALLVPLANYVQQTSGHWDNVFIIAAGANILASLLAVLVLKPWRKSVVAQSTV
- a CDS encoding fumarylacetoacetate hydrolase family protein, with protein sequence MMESEMKKWLRFRHAGATGFGTLTSSGIAVHDGEMFGRNVSTGKLLALSEVELLAPCAPSKIVALWNNFHALAAKLNQPEPPEPLYLLKATTTITTPGAVIRRPSYYDGKTTYEGELGIVIGKTCARVSPAEADSFIFGYTCVNDITANDILTSDPTFPQWARAKGIDDYGPFGPVIATGLDPAKLTVRTILNGAERQNYPISDMIFSAQELVSKISHDMTLLPGDLIAVGTSVGVGVMKEPANIVTVAIDGIGELTNEFRL